From the genome of Ananas comosus cultivar F153 linkage group 18, ASM154086v1, whole genome shotgun sequence, one region includes:
- the LOC109723657 gene encoding LOW QUALITY PROTEIN: putative serine/threonine-protein kinase-like protein CCR3 (The sequence of the model RefSeq protein was modified relative to this genomic sequence to represent the inferred CDS: deleted 1 base in 1 codon): MRIRFSNAATVAAESILVVVVVVVLAPSPSHALGSASTLAIAYGSATVCGAEPLSPNLSFDSVSGGRDFLCGLRSGGAAFFCWNGVGGGGAGPPRPKRVYNGPDALAGLAVGVDQIAAVDRNASRIEWWRGGAQFPRSVPGSYRSLTSGDGFSCAIAGNGTVGCWGPRGGAIQALFSNLSMASIVAGDSHVCGVDAAGFLLCRGSNASGQSDPPRGSAFEFSGLALGSNHTCALRRPNNTVLCWGGFGGGPAANNHTPANATEFALVVAGGNLTCGVTTSNFSVVCWRSDWRNSSVTTLPLPTILPGICAAQQSDCNCGIYPDSGPLCSGSGVVCNQCGSGQPTIAAASRSGGGANAAESAGAGAGAGVASPFTSPSGSKSRIFRRQGSRVMRRQRSGPSSFKDHRAEEFTFPELAAATKNFSMETKIGAGSFGTVYKGKLPDGREVAIKRSESGPRSKKFQEKESAFQSELAFLSRLHHKHLVGLLGYCEEKEERLLVYEFMKNGALYDHLHSKDASAALANSVVRSSWKVRIKVLLDASRGIEYLHNYAVPPIIHRDIKSSNILLDSNWVARVSDFGLSLMGPDSEGGHLSMKAAGTVGYMDPEYYGLQHLTVKSDVYGFGVVMLEVLTGRRAIFKDEGGNPVSVVDFAVPSIVAGNVRSLLDERPGPLGPHEAEAVELVAYTAVHCVSLEGRERPAMTDVVANLETAVALLENSHGSISSASISLASVD; the protein is encoded by the exons ATGAGGATCAGGTTCTCCAACGCAGCGACTGTAGCCGCCGAGTCcatcctcgtcgtcgtcgtcgtcgtcgtcctcgcgCCCTCCCCCTCCCATGCCCTCGGCTCCGCCTCCACCCTCGCCATCGCCTACGGCTCCGCCACGGTTTGCGGGGCGGAGCCGCTGTCGCCCAACTTGTCCTTCGACTCAGTCTCCGGCGGCCGCGACTTCCTCTGCGGGCTGAGGTCCGGCGGCGCCGCCTTCTTCTGCTGGAACGGcgtcggcggtggcggcgcggggCCGCCGCGGCCGAAGCGGGTCTACAACGGCCCCGACGCCCTCGCTGGCCTCGCCGTGGGCGTGGACCAGATCGCGGCCGTGGATCGCAACGCCTCGCGCATCGAATGGTGGAGGGGCGGCGCCCAGTTCCCCCGCTCCGTCCCGGGCTCGTACCGCTCCCTCACCTCCGGGGACGGCTTCTCCTGCGCGATCGCGGGCAACGGCACAGTGGGCTGCTGGGGACCGCGCGGCGGCGCCATCCAAGCCCTCTTCTCCAACCTCTCCATGGCGAGCATCGTCGCGGGGGACTCCCACGTGTGCGGCGTGGACGCCGCGGGGTTCCTCCTCTGCAGGGGGAGCAACGCCTCGGGCCAATCCGACCCGCCCCGGGGATCCGCGTTCGAGTTCTCGGGGCTCGCGCTCGGCTCCAACCACACCTGCGCGCTTCGGCGCCCCAACAACACCGTCCTCTGCTGGGGCGGCTTCGGCGGCGGCCCCGCCGCGAACAACCACACCCCGGCGAACGCCACCGAGTTCGCGCTCGTCGTCGCGGGGGGCAACCTCACCTGCGGCGTCACCACGTCCAACTTTTCAGTCGTGTGCTGGCGATCCGATTGGCGCAATTCGTCGGTCACCACTCTCCCTTTGCCTACGATTCTTCCGGGTATTTGTGCGGCGCAACAGAGCGATTGCAATTGCGGGATTTATCCCGACTCCGGCCCCCTCTGTTCGGGCTCTGGGGTTGTATGCAATCAGTGCGGCAGCGGT CAGCCGACGATTGCGGCCGCGAGCCGGAGCGGTGGCGGCGCCAATGCAGCTGAATCAGCCGGCGCAGGGGCAGGGGCAGGCGTGGCGAGCCCGTTCACGTCGCCGTCGGGGTCGAAGTCCCGCATATTCAGGCGGCAGGGCTCCCGAGTGATGCGGCGGCAGCGGAGCGGGCCGTCGTCGTTCAAGGACCACCGGGCCGAGGAATTCACCTTCCCGGAGCTGGCGGCCGCGACCAAGAACTTCTCGATGGAGACGAAGATCGGCGCGGGGAGCTTCGGGACGGTGTACAAGGGGAAGCTCCCCGACGGGCGGGAGGTGGCGATCAAGCGGAGCGAGTCGGGCCCGCGGAGCAAGAAGTTCCAGGAGAAGGAGAGCGCGTTCCAATCCGAGCTCGCCTTCCTCTCGCGGCTCCACCACAAACACCTGGTGGGGCTGCTCGGCTACTGCGAGGAGAAGGAGGAGCGCCTCCTCGTCTACGAGTTCATGAAGAACGGCGCGCTCTACGACCACCTGCATTCCAAGGACGCGAGCGCCGCATTGGCGAATTCCGTGGTGCGGAGCTCGTGGAAGGTGAGGATCAAGGTGCTGCTCGACGCCTCCCGGGGCATCGAGTACCTGCACAACTACGCGGTGCCGCCGATCATCCACCGGGACATCAAATCCTCCAACATATTGCTCGACTCCAATTGGGTCGCGAGGGTCTCCGATTTCGGCCTCTCGCTGATGGGCCCCGACTCGGAGGGCGGCCACCTCTCCATGAAAGCCGCGGGGACGGTCGGCTACATGGACCCGGAGTACTACGGCCTGCAGCACCTCACGGTGAAGAGCGACGTTTACGGCTTCGGAGTGGTCATGCTCGAGGTGCTGACCGGCAGGCGGGCGATATTCAAAGACGAAGGCGGGAACCCGGTGAGCGTGGTGGACTTCGCGGTGCCGAGCATTGTGGCCGGCAATGTGAGGAGCCTGCTCGACGAAAGGCCCGGCCCGCTGGGGCCGCACGAGGCCGAGGCCGTCGAGCTCGTCGCATACACGGCGGTGCACTGCGTCAGCCTCGAAGGCCGGGAGCGGCCCGCCATGACCGACGTCGTCGCCAACCTCGAGACCGCGGTGGCGCTGTTGGAGAACAGCCATGGGAGTATCTCCAGTGCCAGTATCTCCCTCGCTTCTGTCgattga